The proteins below come from a single Halothiobacillus neapolitanus c2 genomic window:
- a CDS encoding F0F1 ATP synthase subunit delta translates to MSENIQVAQSYAKAIHELCSTPAVANVWSKSLAFLAQVVKNPDMDRFLADISRPSEVRTNSFLSVVSSELEPQAVNMVRLLGENGRLAILPEIADQFELLRAQAEQRMTATVVSAYPLTESEINNIKSALNKRLNRTIDLITETDDSLIAGAIIRAGDLVIDGSMRGGIQKLATQLSR, encoded by the coding sequence ATGTCCGAAAATATCCAAGTGGCGCAATCCTATGCAAAGGCCATTCATGAGCTTTGCTCGACACCCGCAGTAGCTAATGTATGGTCTAAGAGTCTCGCGTTTCTGGCGCAGGTCGTTAAGAACCCGGACATGGATCGTTTTCTTGCTGACATTTCCCGCCCTTCCGAAGTGCGAACCAATAGCTTTCTGTCTGTTGTATCCAGTGAGTTGGAACCACAGGCTGTCAACATGGTGCGCTTGTTGGGCGAAAATGGTCGGCTGGCGATCCTACCGGAGATCGCAGATCAGTTTGAGCTGCTGCGTGCCCAGGCCGAGCAGCGGATGACGGCGACCGTCGTATCTGCTTATCCCCTGACCGAAAGCGAAATCAACAACATTAAATCGGCGCTCAACAAGCGATTGAATCGTACGATTGACCTGATAACCGAAACGGACGACTCGCTGATTGCGGGTGCGATTATTCGTGCGGGCGATCTGGTGATTGACGGTTCCATGCGCGGCGGTATCCAAAAACTTGCCACTCAGCTGAGTCGCTAA
- a CDS encoding F0F1 ATP synthase subunit B, translating into MNINITLVAQIIAFVVLVWLVSKYLWTPLSALMEARRQKIADGLSASERGKHELKLAQERSAEMLRETKEKANDIVAQANSRANQILEDARVNAKAEAERIVAQASAEIDREVNRAKEVLRTQVSAIAVTGAERILKREVTNKDHEVALADLIAHI; encoded by the coding sequence GTGAACATTAATATCACACTGGTTGCTCAAATTATCGCCTTCGTGGTGCTGGTTTGGCTGGTCAGCAAATACCTCTGGACGCCGCTCTCCGCATTGATGGAAGCGCGTCGCCAGAAGATTGCCGACGGTCTTTCCGCCTCCGAGCGTGGCAAGCATGAGCTGAAACTGGCGCAAGAGCGTTCAGCGGAAATGCTGCGCGAAACAAAAGAAAAAGCGAACGATATCGTGGCTCAGGCCAACTCGCGCGCCAATCAGATTCTTGAAGATGCTCGCGTCAATGCGAAAGCAGAAGCTGAGCGCATCGTGGCTCAGGCATCGGCTGAGATTGATCGCGAAGTGAATCGCGCTAAAGAAGTGCTGCGCACGCAGGTGTCTGCTATTGCAGTTACCGGTGCAGAACGCATTCTGAAGCGTGAAGTGACAAACAAGGATCACGAAGTGGCTTTGGCTGATCTGATTGCGCACATTTAA
- the atpE gene encoding F0F1 ATP synthase subunit C translates to MTPDMLATIYAYTAVGVGVILAAAGLGSAIGWGLICSKTLEGIARQPEMRPQLMTNMFIFAGLMESFPFIILAFAMWFLFANPFVGALKAAIGAM, encoded by the coding sequence ATGACCCCTGATATGCTCGCGACAATTTATGCCTACACAGCAGTAGGCGTTGGTGTGATTCTGGCTGCGGCCGGTTTGGGTTCTGCAATTGGCTGGGGCTTGATCTGCTCCAAAACTCTGGAAGGCATCGCACGTCAGCCTGAAATGCGTCCTCAATTGATGACCAACATGTTCATCTTCGCGGGCCTGATGGAATCATTCCCGTTCATCATTCTGGCCTTCGCCATGTGGTTCCTGTTCGCCAACCCCTTCGTTGGTGCGCTGAAAGCTGCGATTGGTGCAATGTAA
- the atpB gene encoding F0F1 ATP synthase subunit A, whose product MATENTGGGSVEYIQHHLTNLSVGQGFWQLNIDTLIFSFLLGGLILFVAMKIGQNLRTETPGRFQNAVEGVLEFVDNQVKDSFGGKAPALIAPLALTILIWVWLMNFMDLIPIDLIPAIAHGLGVNYLKVVPTTDLNTPLAMALVVFMLTVYYNLKVKGFGGYIKMFLFHPFGKFFIPVNIVMTLIEELAKPISLGLRLFGNMFAGELVFMLIALLTLGATVSASLLIWFPLQVVLDLAWLIFHILVISLQAFIFMVLTIVYLGMAHIDADSH is encoded by the coding sequence GTGGCTACAGAAAATACCGGCGGCGGCTCGGTTGAGTATATCCAGCATCACTTAACCAACTTATCGGTGGGTCAAGGGTTCTGGCAACTGAATATCGATACCCTGATCTTCAGTTTCCTGTTGGGTGGTCTGATTCTCTTTGTCGCCATGAAAATTGGGCAAAACCTGCGTACAGAAACGCCCGGTCGCTTTCAGAATGCGGTCGAAGGCGTTCTGGAGTTCGTAGACAATCAGGTCAAGGATTCATTTGGCGGTAAGGCACCTGCGCTGATCGCTCCACTGGCGCTGACTATCCTGATCTGGGTCTGGCTCATGAACTTCATGGACTTGATCCCGATCGATCTTATTCCCGCCATTGCGCACGGTCTGGGCGTGAACTACCTCAAAGTCGTTCCCACCACGGATCTGAACACGCCCCTGGCCATGGCGCTTGTAGTGTTCATGCTTACGGTTTACTACAACCTGAAAGTGAAAGGGTTTGGCGGCTACATCAAGATGTTCCTGTTCCACCCTTTCGGCAAGTTCTTCATCCCTGTCAACATTGTCATGACACTGATCGAAGAACTGGCCAAGCCAATCAGTCTGGGTCTGCGACTCTTTGGCAACATGTTTGCCGGTGAGTTGGTGTTCATGCTGATTGCCCTGCTGACACTGGGCGCGACCGTAAGCGCCAGCCTGCTGATCTGGTTCCCGTTGCAAGTGGTGCTTGATCTGGCTTGGTTGATCTTCCACATCCTCGTGATATCGTTGCAAGCCTTTATCTTCATGGTGTTGACCATCGTGTATCTGGGCATGGCACACATTGACGCGGATTCGCACTAA
- a CDS encoding ATP synthase subunit I — MTVMSDGIARRGRTVLIAQFLVAAISASLAFWYAGPGAFSGVVGGAVIAITLMLVLGYTMRKASELAVESPQTSMNVMYVGAVVRFVLVLVLFGIALGGLKLSALYTVAGFVGVMIVGVLASRGRDSGRPMSKTD; from the coding sequence ATGACCGTGATGTCTGACGGCATTGCCCGACGTGGTCGAACGGTACTGATCGCCCAATTCCTTGTGGCCGCAATATCAGCCAGTTTGGCCTTCTGGTATGCCGGGCCGGGGGCTTTTTCGGGGGTCGTTGGCGGTGCAGTAATCGCCATCACCCTGATGCTTGTGCTGGGGTATACCATGCGCAAGGCAAGTGAACTGGCGGTTGAATCACCGCAGACCAGCATGAATGTGATGTATGTCGGTGCGGTGGTTCGATTCGTTCTGGTTCTCGTATTATTCGGCATCGCGCTGGGCGGGTTGAAGTTATCAGCCCTGTATACGGTAGCGGGCTTTGTCGGCGTGATGATTGTGGGTGTGTTGGCCTCTCGCGGACGCGATTCCGGCCGCCCCATGAGCAAGACGGATTGA
- a CDS encoding AtpZ/AtpI family protein, with protein sequence MADQKQGAKPESTKQEGYFAIRLRGLMNVGAGNVFASTVIAGLLLGFLVDRWLDMAPIAMLLGGLLGFIGGMRNAHRLMQAGAHDRDV encoded by the coding sequence ATGGCCGATCAAAAACAAGGGGCTAAGCCCGAAAGCACGAAGCAGGAAGGTTATTTTGCCATTCGGCTGCGTGGCCTGATGAATGTTGGCGCAGGCAATGTATTTGCCTCAACCGTTATCGCAGGCCTGCTGCTCGGGTTTCTTGTTGATCGCTGGCTCGACATGGCGCCCATAGCCATGTTGCTGGGCGGCCTTCTGGGTTTTATTGGCGGTATGCGCAACGCGCATCGGCTCATGCAGGCAGGCGCACATGACCGTGATGTCTGA
- a CDS encoding ParB/RepB/Spo0J family partition protein has translation MTVKKKGLGRGLDALLRSSEAKDDPGAQLRDVALELIHPSPFQPRTHFDEDALRSLADSIRAQGLIQPVVLRRRSGEYELIAGERRWRAAQLAGLQQIPAIVRDIDDHQAAALALIENLQREDLDPIEQAEAMRRLIKEFEMTHQRVADILGISRPVVSNALRLLDLAEPVRQLLQNKQLDAGHARALAGLPMAQQPLLAEKIVAKALTVRQVEGMVRKLNESALSPTAPQPADPDTALLLRQISDALGVQVDLVLNTRGGGRLKLRFDQPGQLSRILDRLLQEQG, from the coding sequence ATGACAGTCAAAAAGAAAGGATTGGGCAGGGGGCTGGACGCTTTGCTGCGTTCGAGTGAGGCGAAGGACGATCCCGGCGCGCAACTGCGCGACGTGGCCCTGGAGTTGATACACCCCAGTCCGTTTCAGCCGCGCACGCATTTCGATGAGGATGCGTTGCGCAGTCTCGCCGATTCAATCCGGGCGCAAGGGCTCATTCAGCCGGTGGTACTGCGTCGTCGTTCCGGCGAATATGAACTGATCGCCGGTGAACGACGATGGCGTGCCGCGCAATTGGCCGGATTGCAGCAAATCCCTGCCATTGTTCGGGATATCGATGATCATCAGGCGGCCGCACTCGCCCTGATAGAAAATCTTCAACGCGAAGATCTCGATCCCATCGAACAGGCCGAAGCCATGCGGCGACTGATCAAGGAATTTGAGATGACGCACCAGCGGGTCGCCGATATTCTCGGTATTTCGCGCCCGGTCGTGTCCAATGCCCTGCGTTTGCTCGATCTGGCCGAACCGGTACGGCAACTCCTGCAGAACAAGCAACTGGATGCTGGTCATGCGCGGGCGTTGGCTGGCTTGCCGATGGCGCAACAGCCGTTGCTGGCGGAAAAGATCGTAGCCAAGGCGCTGACGGTTCGACAGGTCGAAGGCATGGTGCGCAAGTTGAATGAGTCGGCTTTGAGTCCAACCGCGCCACAGCCCGCTGACCCGGATACAGCATTATTGCTTCGCCAGATTTCGGATGCTTTGGGTGTCCAGGTCGATCTGGTGCTGAATACGCGCGGCGGTGGTCGGCTTAAGCTTCGATTCGACCAACCGGGCCAATTGAGTCGCATCCTTGATCGACTGTTGCAAGAGCAGGGTTGA
- a CDS encoding ParA family protein, whose amino-acid sequence MSWTLAITNQKGGVGKTTTAVNLAAALQSIGQRVLMIDLDPQGNATVSAGQDKSVLAHTMADVLLDEASISDVIIRSEPAGFDLLPANIELAGAEFQLVSRIGREMKLRRALAPLLTNYDFVLIDCPPALNTLTINALVASDDVLIPVQCEYFALEGLSSLLETIEQVRMALQPALGVAGVLRTLYDARNLLAQQVSEQLQAHFGDQLFRTLIPRNVRLAEAPSHGLPALYYDRGSAGAQAYTDLAHELVARAEQRAGH is encoded by the coding sequence ATGAGCTGGACGCTCGCCATCACCAATCAGAAAGGCGGCGTGGGCAAGACCACCACCGCGGTCAATCTGGCGGCCGCCCTGCAATCCATCGGGCAGCGCGTGCTCATGATCGACCTGGACCCGCAAGGCAATGCCACCGTCAGCGCAGGGCAGGATAAATCCGTTCTTGCTCATACCATGGCCGATGTTTTGCTGGATGAGGCATCCATCTCCGACGTCATTATCAGAAGCGAGCCCGCGGGATTTGATTTGTTGCCAGCCAATATCGAGCTGGCGGGTGCGGAATTCCAGCTTGTCAGCCGGATCGGGCGCGAAATGAAACTCCGGCGTGCATTAGCGCCCTTGCTGACAAACTACGATTTCGTGCTGATCGACTGCCCACCCGCCCTCAACACCCTGACCATCAACGCCCTTGTGGCATCCGACGATGTGCTCATTCCGGTTCAGTGCGAATACTTTGCGCTAGAGGGGCTGAGTTCGCTGCTGGAAACGATCGAACAGGTGCGAATGGCCTTGCAGCCTGCTCTGGGCGTGGCAGGTGTGCTCCGTACACTGTATGACGCGCGCAATCTGTTGGCGCAGCAGGTTTCCGAACAGTTGCAGGCTCATTTTGGCGACCAGTTGTTCCGCACACTTATTCCGCGCAATGTGCGCTTGGCGGAAGCGCCCAGCCATGGCCTGCCCGCCTTGTATTATGACCGCGGCTCGGCAGGCGCCCAGGCGTACACTGATCTCGCGCATGAATTGGTCGCACGGGCCGAACAGCGAGCCGGGCACTAG
- the rsmG gene encoding 16S rRNA (guanine(527)-N(7))-methyltransferase RsmG: MIALSPNNDMVMNDRVMRYAEHIEQGVQAMGQDIALRSAQRISAYIHLLAKWNRTYNLTAVRNLEDMRVRHVLDALAVRPWIRSAGHLVDVGSGPGIPGILLALADESLAVTLIDSNLKMTRFAEAAVRELAIENVTVLRSRVEEVPASSFDQAISRAFASTADFLRLTCHLVRPGGEWLAMKGRLDEREQQAVADGFICRETIPLSVPSLDAARHLLIYQREAQL, encoded by the coding sequence TTGATTGCATTGTCGCCCAATAACGATATGGTCATGAACGATAGGGTCATGCGCTATGCCGAGCACATCGAGCAGGGCGTACAGGCGATGGGGCAAGATATAGCCCTTCGCAGTGCGCAGCGTATCTCGGCTTATATCCATTTGCTGGCCAAGTGGAATCGAACCTACAACCTGACAGCCGTGCGTAACCTTGAAGACATGCGTGTGCGTCATGTACTGGATGCATTGGCCGTGCGCCCGTGGATAAGGTCGGCAGGACATTTGGTCGATGTTGGTAGCGGCCCCGGTATTCCGGGTATCCTGCTGGCGCTGGCCGATGAATCCTTGGCCGTAACGCTTATTGACTCAAACTTGAAAATGACCCGATTCGCTGAAGCGGCCGTGCGTGAGCTGGCAATCGAAAATGTAACCGTGCTGCGTTCACGGGTCGAGGAAGTACCCGCTTCATCGTTCGATCAAGCCATATCGCGTGCGTTCGCATCCACGGCAGATTTTTTGCGCCTGACCTGTCATCTCGTGCGTCCCGGCGGCGAGTGGCTTGCGATGAAAGGGCGTCTTGATGAGCGCGAGCAGCAAGCCGTTGCGGATGGTTTTATCTGTCGGGAAACCATCCCGCTGTCTGTTCCCTCGCTGGATGCGGCGCGTCATTTACTGATCTATCAACGAGAGGCGCAATTATGA
- the mnmG gene encoding tRNA uridine-5-carboxymethylaminomethyl(34) synthesis enzyme MnmG, with translation MRYPEVFDVIVVGGGHAGTEAALAAARMGAKTLLISHNIETLGQMSCNPAIGGIGKGHLVREIDALGGAMALAADRGGIQFRTLNARKGPAVRATRAQADRILYKAAIRQMLENQPNLMLFQQAVDDLLLDGERVTGIRTQAGIEFTGKTVVLTAGTFLAGQIHIGMNNYQGGRAGDPPAQRLADRLRELSLGVGRLKTGTPPRIDIRSIDLSVMQVQPGDTPEPVFSFMGSVKDHPQQVNCYITHTNERTHEIIRGGLDRSPMFTGVIEGVGPRYCPSIEDKIHRFADKDSHQVFVEPEGLTTNEIYPNGISTSLPFDIQLDYVRSIRGFERAVITRPGYAIEYDFFDPRGLKPTLETRAIEGLFFAGQINGTTGYEEAGAQGLMAGANAAARVLGREPLTLRRDEAYAGVMIDDLITQGTLEPYRMFTSRAEYRLMLREDNADQRLTPIGHALGLVDEARWRAFNEKMEAIAREQARLGALWVHPDHPDVSRLPGVISRGVNALDLLRRPEMDYQQLAQVPSLAPESPLPAAVTEQIEIEAKYAGYVDRQKDEVSRSVKQETQVLPDDLDYSQIYGLSNEVRSKLETHRPSTLGQAGRIPGVTPAAISLLQVHLKRRSLLAASA, from the coding sequence GTGCGATACCCTGAAGTCTTTGATGTGATTGTTGTTGGCGGCGGCCATGCCGGTACGGAGGCGGCGCTGGCGGCTGCCCGCATGGGCGCGAAAACGCTGCTGATCAGTCACAACATCGAAACGCTCGGTCAAATGAGCTGCAATCCGGCTATCGGGGGCATTGGCAAGGGCCATCTGGTGCGGGAAATCGACGCCTTGGGCGGCGCGATGGCATTGGCGGCCGATCGAGGCGGGATTCAGTTCCGCACCCTCAATGCCCGCAAAGGCCCCGCCGTGCGTGCCACCCGTGCGCAGGCTGACCGCATCCTCTACAAGGCAGCCATCCGGCAGATGCTTGAAAACCAACCGAATCTCATGCTGTTCCAGCAGGCAGTCGATGACCTGCTGTTGGACGGCGAGCGGGTCACGGGTATTCGAACTCAGGCCGGTATCGAATTCACCGGCAAGACGGTCGTGCTGACGGCGGGCACCTTCCTGGCCGGACAGATTCATATCGGCATGAACAATTACCAGGGCGGTCGTGCCGGTGATCCACCTGCGCAGCGGCTGGCCGATCGCCTGCGCGAGCTGTCTCTGGGTGTGGGTCGGCTCAAGACGGGTACGCCGCCACGCATCGACATTCGTTCGATTGATTTGTCCGTCATGCAGGTCCAGCCCGGCGATACGCCGGAGCCGGTATTCTCGTTCATGGGGTCGGTCAAGGATCATCCGCAGCAGGTCAATTGTTACATTACTCATACCAACGAGCGGACGCACGAAATTATCCGCGGCGGTCTGGACCGATCGCCCATGTTCACGGGAGTGATCGAAGGGGTGGGGCCGCGTTACTGCCCATCTATCGAGGATAAAATCCACCGTTTTGCCGATAAGGATTCTCATCAGGTGTTCGTCGAGCCGGAAGGCCTGACCACGAACGAAATCTATCCGAACGGGATTTCAACCAGCCTGCCGTTTGATATTCAACTGGATTACGTTCGTTCGATTCGTGGCTTCGAGCGCGCGGTCATTACCCGACCCGGCTATGCCATCGAATATGACTTTTTCGACCCCCGCGGCCTGAAACCCACGCTGGAAACCCGCGCGATCGAAGGGCTGTTCTTTGCCGGACAAATCAATGGTACGACCGGTTACGAAGAAGCCGGTGCCCAGGGTTTGATGGCTGGTGCCAACGCGGCGGCACGCGTGCTGGGACGCGAACCGTTGACATTACGACGTGACGAAGCCTATGCCGGGGTCATGATCGACGATCTGATCACGCAAGGTACGCTCGAGCCCTACCGTATGTTCACCAGTCGGGCCGAATATCGCCTGATGCTGCGCGAGGACAATGCCGATCAACGTCTGACGCCGATCGGCCATGCGCTGGGTCTGGTGGATGAAGCGCGCTGGCGGGCGTTCAACGAAAAAATGGAAGCCATCGCACGCGAGCAGGCGCGTCTTGGTGCGCTCTGGGTGCATCCCGACCACCCCGATGTATCCCGCTTGCCCGGTGTCATCAGTCGTGGCGTCAATGCGCTCGATTTATTACGTCGTCCGGAAATGGATTACCAGCAGTTGGCCCAGGTGCCGAGTTTGGCGCCCGAGTCGCCGTTGCCCGCTGCGGTGACCGAGCAGATCGAAATCGAAGCAAAATACGCAGGATACGTTGACCGACAGAAGGACGAGGTGAGCCGTTCGGTGAAGCAGGAAACGCAGGTTTTGCCGGACGATCTCGATTACAGCCAGATTTACGGTCTTTCCAATGAAGTGCGCAGCAAGCTTGAAACACATCGGCCGAGCACTTTGGGTCAGGCCGGACGCATTCCCGGCGTCACGCCGGCGGCCATCTCTTTGTTGCAGGTTCATCTCAAGCGTCGAAGCCTGCTGGCGGCATCGGCTTGA
- a CDS encoding cold-shock protein encodes MPRKSVSVTEKRAESEPAREVGHVKWFNTDKGFGFIVRENGEDLFVHFRAVGDGSTLQLVEGQKVEYHIGQGRKGPQAEQVVILD; translated from the coding sequence CTGCCGCGTAAATCTGTTTCAGTCACCGAAAAACGTGCCGAATCTGAACCCGCTCGCGAAGTCGGGCACGTCAAATGGTTCAACACCGACAAAGGCTTCGGTTTTATCGTACGCGAAAATGGCGAAGATCTGTTCGTCCACTTCCGCGCGGTCGGCGACGGCTCTACACTGCAACTCGTCGAAGGCCAGAAGGTCGAATACCACATCGGCCAAGGTCGCAAAGGGCCCCAGGCAGAGC